A region of Neovison vison isolate M4711 chromosome 7, ASM_NN_V1, whole genome shotgun sequence DNA encodes the following proteins:
- the LOC122914439 gene encoding olfactory receptor 8K3-like translates to MEKHNWTVLNEFILMGITHRPDLQFPLFGLFLIIYLISVVGNLGMIILTKVDSRLQTPMYFFLKHLAFTDLGYSTAVGPKMLVNFVVDQNTISYCFCAVQLAFFLVFIISELFILSAMSYDRYVAICNPLLYPVIMSQRVCYILVAVPYLYSTFVSLLVTIKIFSSFFCGYNVISHFYCDSLPLLSLLCSNTHEIELIILILAGFNLIFSLLIVLVSYLLILVAIIRMNSAEGRHKAFSTCGSHLTVATVFYGTLIFMYVQPESSHSFDTDKVASIFYTLIIPMLNPLIYSLRNKDVKYARQAMWKKLCNFFS, encoded by the coding sequence ATGGAAAAACACAACTGGACAGTGCTGAATGAATTTATTCTCATGGGAATCACACACCGTCCTGACTTGCAGTTTCCATTGTTTGGGCTGTTCCTCATCATCTATTTGATCTCAGTGGTGGGCAACCTGGGAATGATCATCCTCACCAAGGTGGATTCCAGGCTCCAaacacccatgtacttcttcctcaaaCACCTGGCTTTTACTGATCTTGGTTATTCAACAGCTGTGGGTCCCAAAATGTTAGTAAATTTTGTTGTGGATCAAAATACAATCTCTTACTGTTTTTGTGCTGTACAACTAGCTTTCTTTCTTGTATTCATCATTAGTGAGCTTTTCATTCTCTCAGCAATgtcctatgaccgctatgtggccatctgtaacccTCTGCTCTACCCAGTCATCATGTCCCAAAGGGTATGTTACATACTGGTGGCAGTCCCCTACCTCTACAGCACATTTGTGTCTCTTCTAGTCACCATCAAGATTTTTAGTTCATTCTTCTGTGGCTACAATGTCATCAGTCATTTCTACTGTGACAGTCTCCCCTTGTTATCTTTGCTCTGCTCAAATACACATGAAATTGAATTGATTATTCTGATCTTAGCAggctttaatttgattttttcccttcTGATAGTTCTTGTGTCTTACCTGCTGATCCTGGTAGCCATCATCAGGATGAACTCAGCTGAGGGTAGGCACAAGGCATTTTCCACCTGTGGGTCCCACCTGACAGTGGCCACAGTGTTCTATGGGACTTTGATATTTATGTATGTGCAACCCGAGTCCAGTCATTCCTTTGACACTGATAAAGTGGCATCAATATTTTACACTCTAATTATCCCTATGCTGAACCCCTTGATCTATAGCTTGAGGAACAAGGATGTAAAATATGCAAGACAAGCAATGTGGAAAAAactctgcaattttttttcttaa
- the LOC122914440 gene encoding olfactory receptor 8K3-like, translated as METQNLTVLNEFILMGITDKPELQAPLFGLFLIIYLISVVGNLGMIILTKVDSRLQTPMYFFLRHLAFTDLGYSTTVGPKMLVNFVVDQNTISYYFCAVQLAFFLVFIGSELFILTAMSYDRYVAICNPLLYPVIMSQRLCYVLVAIPYLYNTFVSLLVTINIFSLPFCGYNVISHFYCDCVPLLSLLCSNTQDTEMIIQVFAGFDLISSLLIVLVSYLLILVAIIRMNSAEGRHKAFSTCGSHLTVATVFYGTLIFMYVQPESIHSSDTDKVTSIFYTLIIPMLNPLIYSLRNKDVKYAIQTMWKKLCNLFS; from the coding sequence ATGGAAACTCAAAATCTTACGGTGCTCAATGAGTTCATTCTCATGGGGATCACAGACAAACCCGAGCTGCAGGCTCCATTATTTGGGCTGTTCCTCATCATCTATTTGATCTCAGTGGTGGGCAACCTGGGCATGATCATCCTCACCAAGGTGGACTCCAGGCTCCAaacacccatgtacttcttcctcagaCACCTGGCTTTCACTGATCTTGGCTATTCAACAACTGTGGGTCCCAAAATGTTAGTAAATTTTGTTGTGGATCAAAATACAATTTCCTATTATTTTTGTGCTGTACAACTAGCTTTCTTTCTTGTGTTCATTGGTAGTGAGCTTTTTATTCTAACAGCAATGTCCTATGACCGCTATGTTGCCATCTGTAACCCTCTGCTGTACCCTGTCATCATGTCTCAAAGGTTGTGTTATGTGCTGGTGGCCATCCCCTACCTCTACAACACATTTGTTTCTCTCCTAGTCaccataaatatttttagtttaccCTTTTGTGGTTACAATGTCATCAGTCATTTTTACTGTGATTGTGTCCCCTTGTTATCTTTGCTCTGTTCAAATACACAGGACACTGAAATGATAATTCAGGTCTTCgctggttttgatttgatttcatCCCTTCTGATAGTTCTTGTGTCTTACCTGCTGATCCTGGTAGCCATCATCAGGATGAACTCAGCTGAGGGTAGGCACAAGGCGTTTTCCACCTGTGGGTCCCACCTGACAGTGGCCACAGTGTTCTATGGGACTTTGATATTTATGTATGTGCAACCTGAGTCCATTCATTCTTCTGACACTGATAAAGTGACATCAATATTTTACACTCTCATTATCCCCATGCTGAATCCCTTGATCTATAGCTTGAGGAACAAGGATGTAAAATATGCAATACAAACAATGTGGAAAAAACTCTgcaatcttttttcttaa
- the LOC122914441 gene encoding olfactory receptor 8K3-like, translating to METQNLTVLNEFILMGITDKPELQAPLFGLFLIIYLISVVGNLGMIILTKVDSRLQTPMYFFLRHLAFTDLGYSTTVGPKMLVNFVVDQNTISYYFCAVQLAFFLVFIVSELFILTAMSYDRYVAICNPLLYPVIMSQRVCYVLVAVPYLYSTFVSLIVTINIFSLSFCGYNVISHFYCDCVPLLSLLCSNTQDTEIIILVLAGFDLISSLLIVLVSYLLILVAIIRMNSAEGRHKAFSTCGSHLTVATVFYGTLIFMYVQPESSHSSDTDKVASVFYTLVIPMLNPLIYSLRNKDVKYARQRMWKKITSIFS from the coding sequence ATGGAAACTCAAAATCTTACGGTGCTCAATGAGTTCATTCTCATGGGGATCACAGACAAACCCGAGCTGCAGGCTCCATTATTTGGGCTGTTCCTCATCATCTATTTGATCTCAGTGGTGGGCAACCTGGGCATGATCATCCTCACCAAGGTGGACTCCAGGCTCCAaacacccatgtacttcttcctcagaCACCTGGCTTTCACTGATCTTGGCTATTCAACAACCGTGGGTCCCAAAATGTTAGTAAATTTTGTTGTGGATCAAAATACAATTTCCTATTATTTTTGTGCTGTACAACTAGCTTTCTTTCTTGTGTTCATTGTTAGTGAACTTTTTATTCTAACAGCAATGTCCTATGACCGCTACGTGGCCATCTGTAACCCTCTACTCTACCCTGTCATCATGTCCCAAAGGGTGTGTTACGTGCTGGTGGCCGTCCCCTACCTCTACAGCACATTTGTATCTCTCATAGTCaccataaatatttttagtttatccTTTTGTGGTTACAATGTCATCAGTCATTTTTACTGTGATTGTGTCCCCTTGTTATCTTTGCTTTGCTCAAATACACAGGACACTGAAATAATTATTCTGGTCTTAgctggttttgatttgatttcatCCCTTCTGATAGTTCTTGTGTCTTACCTGCTGATCCTGGTAGCCATCATCAGGATGAACTCAGCTGAGGGTAGGCACAAGGCTTTTTCCACCTGTGGGTCCCACCTGACAGTGGCCACAGTGTTCTATGGGACTTTGATATTTATGTATGTGCAACCCGAGTCCAGTCATTCCTCTGACACTGATAAAGTGGCATCTGTATTTTATACCCTTGTTATCCCCATGCTGAATCCCTTGATCTATAGCCTGAGGAACAAGGATGTGAAATATGCAAGacaaaggatgtggaaaaaaataactagtattttttcctaa